The Psychrosphaera ytuae genome includes a region encoding these proteins:
- the argC gene encoding N-acetyl-gamma-glutamyl-phosphate reductase translates to MSVSKVAIIGASGYVGAELVGLLTRHPYVSLRDLVVSEHSDSDARPFSELHARWQGICDVPLQSFSRQWFDSAVVDLDAVFLATPHEFAATWAGEFLVHGVKVFDLSAAFRLNSPDLYINHYGFEHQYPKLLKEACYGLAEWLHEDVTEQTLFALPGCYPTASLLALKPLAHCQLNQSGLIVVNGTSGVSGAGRNANLATSFNEVSLRPYQILQHRHQPEISQEAGAPVVFNPHLAPFKRGLLATVTLQLKSHVSEQDVTQAYANAYDKTPLVRLKKQWPQIDDVTFTPFADLHWQFDDLSKTLVVCVAIDNLLKGAASQAVQCFNLSLGLPSEFSLITDNWQAVTDPKGVALA, encoded by the coding sequence ATGTCGGTGTCGAAGGTAGCAATAATTGGTGCAAGTGGTTATGTAGGAGCTGAGCTGGTGGGTCTTTTGACTCGTCACCCCTATGTGTCATTACGCGACCTTGTCGTATCCGAACACAGTGATTCCGACGCGAGACCTTTCTCCGAGTTGCATGCTCGGTGGCAGGGGATATGTGATGTACCCCTGCAATCTTTTTCGCGTCAATGGTTCGACTCGGCGGTAGTGGATTTAGACGCGGTATTTTTAGCGACACCTCATGAGTTTGCTGCGACGTGGGCGGGAGAGTTTTTAGTACATGGTGTAAAGGTTTTTGATCTCTCGGCCGCATTTCGTTTGAACAGCCCTGATTTATACATTAATCATTATGGTTTTGAGCATCAATATCCCAAGTTACTTAAAGAAGCTTGTTATGGCCTAGCGGAATGGCTACATGAAGATGTTACTGAACAGACCCTTTTTGCCCTACCTGGGTGTTACCCCACCGCTAGTCTATTGGCCTTAAAACCGCTAGCTCACTGCCAACTAAACCAATCCGGATTAATCGTGGTCAACGGTACGAGTGGTGTAAGTGGGGCAGGAAGAAATGCAAACCTAGCGACGAGCTTCAATGAAGTGAGCTTAAGGCCTTACCAAATATTACAACACAGACATCAACCTGAGATCAGTCAAGAGGCTGGAGCACCGGTTGTATTTAATCCTCATTTGGCGCCATTTAAAAGAGGGCTACTCGCTACCGTGACATTGCAATTAAAGTCGCACGTTAGCGAACAGGATGTCACTCAGGCGTATGCCAATGCGTACGATAAGACCCCACTGGTTAGATTAAAAAAACAGTGGCCACAAATTGATGATGTGACCTTTACGCCATTTGCGGATCTCCATTGGCAGTTTGACGATTTGTCTAAAACACTGGTTGTCTGTGTCGCGATTGATAATTTGCTCAAAGGGGCGGCTTCTCAAGCCGTTCAGTGTTTTAACTTGTCATTGGGGCTGCCAAGTGAATTCAGCCTCATTACTGACAACTGGCAGGCCGTTACAGACCCAAAAGGAGTGGCGCTAGCATGA
- a CDS encoding ornithine carbamoyltransferase, which produces MRHFVADHQLTQSQLLSFIDLAKTVKAEPEKFSSVLAGKTIAMLFEKPSLRTMVSFEVGIKKLGGHAINLGQQNGKLGERERTKDYAKNLSCFVDGIVARVFEHEAILELADEGSVPVVNALCDWYHPCQGLADFVTLSEYYPDLSKVRLAYVGDSNNVSNSLMTLAATLGMDFTLICPEGHEPAPHIVEQTEFLYQEVNAGNGKGKLTISHDLTYLNRQEGQQDVIYTDTWISMGGELDTQSNAYKTLMAKFAPYQVNHKLMQRSGATKVMHCQPAHLEQEITTELFDDANKSIVFQQAENRLWAQCAVLVSIFSPKLALFNQTHSDQNYTKQTATEPSSSEPTLSMLTKSSSTPLSV; this is translated from the coding sequence ATGCGTCATTTTGTCGCGGATCATCAACTGACTCAAAGCCAGTTACTCAGTTTTATTGACCTAGCCAAAACGGTCAAAGCAGAACCCGAAAAGTTCAGCTCAGTATTGGCGGGCAAAACCATTGCAATGTTATTTGAAAAACCATCCTTGCGCACCATGGTGAGCTTTGAGGTCGGGATCAAAAAGCTCGGTGGCCACGCAATTAACCTTGGTCAACAAAACGGAAAGCTAGGCGAACGCGAGCGGACTAAAGATTATGCCAAAAACTTATCTTGTTTTGTCGATGGTATTGTTGCACGTGTGTTTGAACACGAGGCCATATTGGAATTAGCTGACGAAGGCTCAGTGCCTGTGGTCAATGCCTTGTGTGATTGGTACCACCCTTGTCAGGGACTGGCGGATTTTGTCACGCTATCGGAGTACTACCCGGATTTGTCGAAAGTTCGTTTAGCGTATGTAGGTGACAGCAACAACGTATCTAATTCTTTAATGACCCTAGCGGCAACACTGGGCATGGACTTTACCTTGATCTGCCCGGAAGGACATGAACCTGCACCCCACATTGTCGAGCAAACAGAGTTTTTGTATCAAGAAGTCAATGCGGGCAATGGCAAGGGAAAACTGACGATTAGCCATGATCTGACGTACCTAAATCGACAAGAAGGTCAACAAGATGTGATTTATACCGACACCTGGATTTCAATGGGGGGCGAGTTAGATACGCAATCAAACGCATACAAAACTTTGATGGCTAAATTTGCGCCTTATCAAGTTAACCATAAGCTCATGCAAAGATCTGGTGCAACCAAAGTGATGCACTGCCAACCTGCTCACTTGGAGCAAGAAATTACCACTGAGTTATTTGACGATGCGAATAAATCGATTGTTTTTCAGCAGGCAGAAAATCGTTTGTGGGCACAGTGCGCCGTTTTAGTTTCGATATTTTCACCCAAGCTAGCACTTTTTAACCAAACCCATTCAGACCAGAACTACACAAAGCAAACAGCGACAGAACCGTCATCCTCGGAGCCGACATTGTCGATGCTGACTAAGAGTTCCAGCACCCCGCTTAGTGTGTAG
- a CDS encoding START domain-containing protein: MTFNRFVLSTSLLLSLVVVVSIAKADANELEKYGIPEQISTYANLKWQPEIVEPKYSIETATIDDFDFKAVKATLSLSVPFDQAVLLFPQNDACWQWLSRCKSSKTLRQITDDKAIVYTNIDMPWPITDRSFVFLSDTQRSSDRLEMRFIPSDLHVEVEKRTVRGFAYSHYVIEPSSNADMADIETNVTVVMYTNFGGSVSAGLINGKLADEMESDLINLLKLSTPK; the protein is encoded by the coding sequence ATGACGTTTAATCGCTTTGTTTTGAGTACTAGTTTGTTGTTGAGCTTGGTGGTTGTGGTTAGTATCGCAAAGGCAGATGCCAATGAACTTGAAAAATACGGTATTCCAGAACAGATCAGTACCTACGCAAATCTAAAATGGCAGCCAGAAATTGTCGAACCCAAATACTCAATTGAAACTGCAACTATAGACGATTTTGACTTCAAAGCAGTAAAAGCCACCTTGAGTTTGTCCGTGCCATTTGACCAAGCCGTATTATTATTTCCTCAGAATGACGCTTGTTGGCAATGGCTCAGTCGTTGTAAGTCTTCTAAAACACTAAGACAAATCACAGACGACAAGGCAATTGTTTATACCAATATTGACATGCCGTGGCCTATCACTGACCGCAGCTTTGTTTTTTTGAGCGACACGCAACGTTCCTCTGATCGTTTAGAAATGCGCTTTATCCCGTCAGACTTGCACGTGGAAGTAGAAAAAAGAACAGTTCGAGGGTTTGCCTATTCACATTATGTCATCGAACCTTCTTCCAATGCAGATATGGCGGATATAGAGACCAATGTCACAGTAGTGATGTACACCAATTTTGGCGGTAGCGTATCGGCCGGACTTATCAATGGTAAGTTAGCCGACGAAATGGAATCTGACCTGATCAACTTATTAAAACTCTCTACGCCAAAATAA
- a CDS encoding co-chaperone GroES encodes MSIRPLHDRLIVKRNEQETKSAGGIVLTGSAAEKSTRGEVIAVGNGRILENGDVRPLDVKVGDTVIFSEGYGVKTEKLDGQEVLIMSESDILAIVE; translated from the coding sequence ATGAGCATTCGTCCTCTACACGACCGCTTAATCGTTAAGCGCAACGAGCAAGAAACCAAATCAGCAGGCGGCATTGTTCTGACTGGATCTGCAGCAGAAAAGTCGACTCGCGGTGAAGTCATTGCAGTTGGTAACGGTCGTATTTTAGAAAACGGTGACGTTCGTCCTTTAGACGTTAAAGTTGGCGACACAGTTATCTTTAGCGAAGGGTACGGCGTCAAAACAGAAAAGCTTGACGGCCAAGAAGTGCTAATCATGTCTGAATCAGACATCTTAGCAATCGTAGAATAA
- a CDS encoding helix-turn-helix domain-containing protein: MNRIWDERQQRFRQFLKDIRKESGLSQEELAKRLDRPQSYVSKYERGERKLDFVETVEICEALGHYDIKEVYEYIKK, encoded by the coding sequence ATGAACCGAATCTGGGATGAAAGACAACAGCGCTTTCGGCAATTCCTCAAAGACATTCGCAAAGAGTCAGGCTTATCTCAAGAAGAACTCGCGAAACGTCTAGACCGACCGCAAAGCTATGTCTCTAAATACGAACGTGGTGAACGCAAACTCGACTTTGTCGAAACTGTCGAAATTTGCGAGGCGCTTGGCCACTACGATATTAAAGAAGTATACGAATACATCAAAAAGTAG
- the dbpA gene encoding ATP-dependent RNA helicase DbpA, whose translation MSKTVTAPAFDTIQLKPELLATLKSLDFTSMTDIQAQSLPTIIEGKDVIGQAKTGSGKTAAFSLGILQNLDVKRFRVQALVLCPTRELADQVAKEIRTLARGIHNIKVLTLCGGTPMSPQISSLEHGAHILVGTPGRIEDHLNKDRIDLSELNTLVLDEADRMLEMGFQSAMDAVIEAAPTERQTLLFSATFESNVEKVANRFLRNPIKVKVESNHEASSINQAFYEIADNDERLAATELLLMKHQAKSAVVFCNTKKETQLVADDLYDLGFDVAALHGDLEQRDRDQVLSQFSNGSRTVLVATDVAARGLDIKDLELVINYQLAHDTEVHIHRIGRTGRAGQKGLAASLVGPNDGYKIGLIEDYLDRTISYSDLPNDSVLQNPVVKAEMRTIRINGGKKQKIRPGDILGALTSNDSISGDDIGKINMFSMYSYVAVNKSIAKKAAKQLEEGKLKGKKFRAWLLR comes from the coding sequence GTGAGTAAAACAGTGACCGCCCCAGCTTTTGATACCATTCAACTCAAACCCGAATTGCTCGCGACCTTAAAAAGTCTCGACTTTACTTCCATGACGGACATTCAGGCCCAAAGCTTACCTACCATCATCGAGGGAAAAGACGTCATTGGACAAGCAAAAACAGGCTCTGGTAAAACCGCGGCATTTTCATTGGGTATTTTACAAAATTTAGATGTTAAACGGTTTCGCGTTCAGGCCTTGGTGTTATGCCCTACGCGAGAACTGGCCGACCAAGTCGCTAAAGAAATCCGAACGCTCGCTCGTGGCATTCACAATATAAAGGTATTAACTCTATGTGGCGGCACACCAATGAGCCCGCAAATCAGCTCACTGGAGCACGGTGCACACATATTGGTTGGTACGCCAGGTCGTATTGAAGATCACTTAAATAAAGACCGCATCGATTTGTCAGAACTTAATACTCTGGTTTTAGACGAAGCAGACCGCATGTTGGAAATGGGGTTTCAGTCAGCGATGGATGCAGTCATTGAAGCAGCTCCTACAGAGCGCCAAACTCTATTATTTAGTGCCACATTCGAAAGCAATGTCGAAAAAGTCGCTAATCGCTTTTTGCGTAACCCAATTAAAGTAAAAGTCGAATCTAACCACGAAGCCTCGAGCATCAATCAAGCGTTTTACGAAATTGCTGATAACGATGAGCGCCTTGCCGCCACTGAATTACTTTTAATGAAACACCAAGCTAAATCAGCCGTCGTGTTTTGTAACACCAAAAAAGAAACTCAGCTTGTCGCAGATGATTTGTACGACTTAGGCTTTGACGTGGCGGCACTGCATGGTGACTTAGAACAAAGAGATCGCGATCAAGTACTAAGTCAGTTTAGCAACGGTAGCCGAACCGTTCTGGTGGCTACTGACGTCGCTGCCCGCGGTTTAGACATAAAAGACTTGGAGTTAGTAATTAATTACCAACTTGCACACGATACTGAAGTGCACATCCACCGTATCGGCCGTACTGGTCGCGCCGGCCAAAAAGGTTTAGCTGCTAGCCTAGTAGGCCCAAATGATGGATACAAAATTGGTTTAATTGAAGATTACCTAGACAGAACCATCAGTTATTCTGATTTACCTAATGATTCAGTTTTGCAAAATCCAGTGGTCAAAGCCGAGATGCGTACTATCCGTATTAACGGTGGTAAAAAGCAGAAGATTCGCCCAGGTGACATCTTAGGAGCGCTTACGTCAAACGACAGTATTTCGGGTGACGATATCGGCAAAATCAATATGTTTAGCATGTACAGCTATGTCGCCGTTAATAAAAGCATCGCCAAAAAAGCCGCCAAGCAGCTGGAAGAAGGCAAGCTTAAAGGCAAAAAATTCAGAGCTTGGCTTCTGCGCTAA
- the argB gene encoding acetylglutamate kinase, with product MTNISPIVIKIGGAILTRTGALLKLAETLKTLKHEYPSLPVVLVHGGGVTVDEMLNQAGFVTEKQNGARITPQEHMPIITGALAGHVNKTVVSQFHQSGLNAVGISLFDGGMTRCELNPLNIGHVGVPEAQDSTLLKLLLASGFLPVISSIGCLDNGELVNLNADDAAVEVCKLLDGELLLLTDVNGVMDGNGQFLSSLTETDALQLISNGVISGGMTIKITAAFQAANQLRRTIAVASWESPEQILTLLSGQTIGTRIIPSQHG from the coding sequence ATGACAAACATAAGCCCTATCGTCATTAAAATTGGAGGTGCGATCCTGACTCGCACTGGTGCTTTATTAAAGCTGGCAGAAACACTCAAAACCTTAAAACACGAATACCCTAGCTTACCGGTGGTGTTGGTTCACGGCGGTGGTGTGACGGTCGATGAAATGCTCAACCAAGCTGGGTTTGTGACTGAAAAACAAAATGGCGCACGTATTACGCCTCAAGAACATATGCCAATTATCACCGGTGCTCTGGCCGGTCACGTTAACAAAACAGTTGTGAGTCAATTCCATCAATCCGGATTAAATGCCGTTGGCATTTCCCTGTTTGATGGAGGGATGACTCGCTGTGAATTGAATCCATTAAATATTGGTCACGTTGGCGTACCAGAAGCTCAAGACTCAACCTTACTAAAGTTGTTGTTGGCGTCTGGTTTTTTACCCGTCATCTCTTCCATTGGATGTTTGGATAACGGTGAATTGGTTAACCTCAACGCAGATGATGCCGCTGTTGAAGTCTGCAAGTTACTCGACGGTGAGTTACTTTTATTAACCGACGTTAACGGTGTAATGGATGGTAATGGTCAGTTTTTATCAAGCCTAACCGAAACGGATGCACTCCAACTCATTAGTAACGGCGTTATCTCTGGTGGCATGACCATAAAGATAACCGCAGCGTTTCAGGCTGCAAATCAACTCCGACGAACCATCGCGGTTGCCAGTTGGGAATCGCCAGAGCAAATCTTAACTTTGTTATCTGGCCAAACCATAGGTACCCGCATTATCCCAAGCCAACACGGCTAA
- the groL gene encoding chaperonin GroEL (60 kDa chaperone family; promotes refolding of misfolded polypeptides especially under stressful conditions; forms two stacked rings of heptamers to form a barrel-shaped 14mer; ends can be capped by GroES; misfolded proteins enter the barrel where they are refolded when GroES binds): protein MAAKDVKFGNDARVKMLAGVNILADAVKVTLGPKGRNVVLDKSFGGPTITKDGVSVAKEIELEDKFENMGAQMVKEVASKANDEAGDGTTTATVLAQAIINEGIKAVAAEMNPMDLKRGIDKAVKAAIEELKELSVPCADSKAIAQVGTISANSDAEIGNIIAEAMERVGQEGVITVEEGQALETELDVVEGMQFDRGYLSPYFITNQENGTVELDNPFILLVDKKISNIRELLPTLEAVAKAGKPLLIIAEDLEGEALATLVVNNMRGIVKVSAVKAPGFGDRRKAMLQDIAILTGATVISEEIGMELEKAQLEDLGTAKRVVITKDDTTVIDGAGEQEGIDGRVAQIKAQIEESTSDYDKEKLQERLAKLSGGVAVIKVGAATEVEMKEKKDRVDDALHATRAAVQEGIVAGGGTALVRVAAKIADLKGDNEDQTHGIKIALRAMEAPLRQIAFNSGDESSVVVNKVKEGEGNFGYNAANSTYADLVEEGILDPTKVTRSALQFAASVAGLMLTTEAMVTDAHQDASSGPAMPDMGGMGGMGGMM, encoded by the coding sequence ATGGCAGCTAAAGACGTAAAATTTGGTAATGACGCTCGCGTAAAAATGTTAGCGGGTGTGAACATCTTAGCAGACGCAGTTAAAGTCACGTTAGGTCCAAAAGGTCGTAACGTCGTTTTAGATAAATCATTTGGTGGCCCAACGATCACTAAAGACGGTGTATCTGTTGCAAAAGAAATCGAGCTTGAAGACAAGTTTGAAAACATGGGCGCACAGATGGTTAAAGAAGTTGCTTCTAAAGCCAATGATGAAGCCGGTGACGGTACAACTACCGCAACTGTTTTAGCGCAAGCTATTATCAACGAAGGTATCAAAGCAGTTGCCGCTGAGATGAACCCAATGGATCTTAAGCGCGGTATCGACAAAGCGGTTAAAGCGGCAATCGAAGAGCTAAAAGAATTATCTGTACCTTGTGCAGACTCAAAAGCAATTGCTCAAGTAGGCACTATCTCTGCAAACTCTGATGCAGAAATCGGTAACATCATCGCTGAAGCGATGGAACGCGTTGGTCAAGAAGGCGTTATCACAGTTGAAGAAGGCCAAGCACTTGAAACTGAACTTGACGTAGTTGAAGGTATGCAGTTTGACCGCGGTTACCTATCTCCTTACTTCATCACTAACCAAGAAAATGGCACGGTTGAACTAGACAACCCATTCATCTTATTGGTTGATAAAAAAATCTCTAACATCCGTGAATTACTTCCTACGTTAGAAGCTGTTGCAAAAGCGGGTAAACCACTTCTTATCATCGCTGAAGATCTAGAAGGCGAAGCATTAGCAACATTAGTTGTTAACAACATGCGCGGTATCGTTAAAGTTTCTGCAGTAAAAGCTCCTGGTTTTGGTGACCGTCGTAAAGCAATGTTACAAGACATCGCTATCCTTACTGGTGCAACAGTTATCTCAGAAGAGATTGGCATGGAGCTAGAAAAAGCTCAGCTAGAAGACCTAGGTACTGCTAAGCGCGTTGTTATCACTAAAGATGACACAACGGTTATCGACGGTGCCGGTGAGCAAGAAGGCATTGATGGCCGCGTTGCACAAATCAAAGCACAAATCGAAGAGTCAACGTCTGACTACGACAAAGAAAAACTTCAAGAGCGTCTAGCTAAACTATCTGGCGGTGTTGCAGTGATTAAAGTTGGTGCAGCAACAGAAGTTGAAATGAAAGAGAAAAAAGACCGCGTTGACGATGCACTACACGCAACTCGCGCAGCGGTTCAAGAAGGTATCGTTGCAGGTGGTGGTACAGCACTAGTTCGTGTTGCGGCTAAGATTGCTGATCTTAAAGGTGACAACGAAGACCAAACTCACGGTATCAAGATTGCACTTCGTGCGATGGAAGCACCGCTTCGTCAAATCGCGTTCAACTCTGGCGACGAGTCATCAGTAGTTGTTAACAAGGTTAAAGAAGGCGAAGGTAACTTTGGTTACAACGCTGCAAACAGCACCTACGCTGACTTAGTTGAAGAAGGTATCCTAGACCCTACTAAAGTAACCCGTAGTGCACTGCAGTTTGCTGCGTCAGTAGCTGGCCTAATGCTAACTACCGAAGCAATGGTAACAGACGCACATCAAGACGCATCTTCAGGCCCAGCAATGCCTGACATGGGCGGCATGGGTGGTATGGGCGGCATGATGTAG
- the argE gene encoding acetylornithine deacetylase — protein sequence MTYSQTQKSLPSFKQAMTELIATPSISSSLISWDQSNKPLIDTLSSWFETLGFEIKIEQVVSHCDEVLKPKYNLLAKLGNGEGGLLLSGHSDTVPYDELRWDTDPFVIKEDNERFYGLGTCDMKGFFAFILEACKSLVESNQHKKLKKPLYILATADEETTMAGARLFAEQQLIKPDVAIIGEPTELQPVNMHKGHMSHRISVRGQSGHSSKPHLGVNAIEIMAAVIRELQHLKSNLMQSFTNQQFETDYPTLNFGAIKGGDNANRICGECYLDIDMRALPGLQDKDLLLLLENTLKPLQLKHPERITVDALHLPCPSFQQLDVEHQNFSHVLEEIAGKSCCAVDYCTEAPFIQSVGAQTWVFGPGSIHQAHQPNEFLAFDQINPTQDMLTKLIKKVCL from the coding sequence ATGACTTATTCTCAAACACAAAAATCTTTGCCATCGTTCAAACAGGCCATGACTGAACTCATTGCCACACCATCGATCAGCTCTTCGTTAATCAGCTGGGATCAATCCAACAAACCTCTCATAGATACATTGTCTAGCTGGTTCGAGACACTGGGCTTTGAAATTAAAATAGAGCAGGTTGTCAGTCATTGTGATGAAGTGCTTAAGCCCAAATACAATTTACTGGCTAAATTAGGTAACGGCGAAGGTGGCTTACTTCTCTCTGGACATTCAGACACTGTGCCCTACGACGAATTACGTTGGGATACCGATCCGTTTGTCATCAAGGAAGATAACGAACGCTTCTATGGCCTCGGCACCTGTGACATGAAAGGCTTTTTTGCTTTTATCTTGGAAGCATGTAAATCACTTGTCGAATCGAACCAACATAAAAAACTAAAAAAACCACTATATATATTGGCAACTGCCGACGAAGAAACCACCATGGCCGGTGCCCGTTTGTTTGCCGAGCAACAACTTATAAAACCAGACGTGGCTATCATAGGTGAACCGACAGAGCTTCAACCTGTTAATATGCATAAAGGCCATATGTCTCATCGGATTTCGGTCCGTGGCCAATCGGGGCATTCAAGCAAGCCTCACTTAGGCGTCAACGCCATAGAAATCATGGCCGCTGTGATCCGAGAATTACAGCACCTAAAGTCAAACTTAATGCAGTCATTTACTAATCAACAGTTTGAAACCGACTACCCCACTCTCAACTTTGGCGCGATTAAAGGCGGAGACAACGCCAACCGAATTTGTGGAGAGTGTTATTTAGATATTGATATGCGAGCATTGCCTGGATTACAAGACAAAGACTTATTGCTGTTGTTAGAAAATACTTTAAAACCTCTACAGTTAAAACATCCCGAGCGAATCACCGTGGACGCATTGCACTTACCCTGTCCTAGTTTTCAGCAGCTTGATGTCGAACACCAAAACTTCAGTCACGTACTTGAAGAAATTGCTGGAAAGTCCTGTTGTGCCGTAGACTACTGTACGGAGGCCCCTTTTATCCAATCCGTCGGCGCTCAAACGTGGGTATTTGGCCCAGGCTCCATCCATCAAGCGCACCAACCCAATGAGTTTTTGGCATTTGATCAGATCAATCCTACCCAAGACATGCTGACAAAGCTGATCAAAAAAGTTTGTTTGTAA
- a CDS encoding sugar phosphorylase — translation MAQIDLTQKLVQQLTVIYQDVEAVSDYEGLAQRLLTEMRTAESFKVPEPFANHWSEKDVVMITYGDSVQSEGEKPLQTLQRFMTTFTDDTINSVHILPFFPYSSDDGFSVIDYSSVNDGLGDWQDISDIASERKLMADLVINHCSSRSAWFQNFIKGEGKGHDYFFTASLSDDLSKVVRPRTSPLLRPTETANGLQQVWCTFSHDQVDLDFRNPEVLVTFVSIIRQYLDAGVRIFRLDAVAFLWKIPGGPCINLPHTHEVIRLLRSLIEHTVSDALIITETNIPNSQNLTYFGNANEAHAIYNFSLPPLLVNALITGSCQYLKRWLMSMPPSQNGTFYFNFIASHDGIGLRPAEGLLSEQEIYTLVNTMQERGGRVSWRTGEQGEQKPYEINIALFDALQGTVDGEDSKGLERYLCAHAVMLGLEGVPGIYIHSLIGTRNDYDKIKHTGQNRSINRHNWQFNELEAVLSNKFNEHHKVLSRLKALITIRIKQAAFHPNAVQFVLHLGSKLFGFWRQSLDRKQSIFCVSNVSNEEVPLRLSELNLVINNQWWDLISDNEIADISAELPLKPYQTVWLSNKI, via the coding sequence ATGGCACAAATTGATTTAACCCAAAAATTGGTTCAACAACTTACCGTGATTTATCAAGACGTGGAAGCGGTGTCCGATTATGAAGGCTTGGCACAACGTCTATTGACCGAAATGCGAACGGCGGAAAGCTTTAAAGTCCCAGAGCCATTTGCTAATCACTGGTCAGAGAAAGACGTAGTCATGATCACCTATGGTGACTCAGTACAAAGCGAAGGTGAAAAGCCGTTACAGACCTTACAGCGCTTTATGACGACGTTTACCGACGATACGATAAATAGCGTGCATATATTGCCGTTTTTTCCGTATAGCTCCGATGATGGTTTTTCGGTCATTGACTATTCTTCGGTGAATGATGGTCTAGGAGATTGGCAGGACATCTCTGATATTGCTAGCGAACGAAAATTAATGGCCGATTTGGTAATAAACCATTGCTCGAGTCGCAGTGCTTGGTTCCAAAACTTTATAAAAGGCGAAGGCAAGGGTCACGATTACTTTTTTACCGCCAGCTTATCGGATGATTTGTCTAAAGTCGTTAGACCGAGAACGTCACCTTTACTCAGACCGACAGAAACCGCAAATGGACTGCAGCAAGTTTGGTGTACATTCAGTCATGATCAGGTTGACTTGGACTTTCGCAATCCTGAGGTGTTGGTGACCTTTGTGTCGATAATTCGTCAGTACCTCGATGCCGGTGTTCGTATTTTCAGACTCGATGCCGTGGCGTTTTTGTGGAAGATCCCGGGTGGTCCTTGTATTAACTTACCTCACACTCATGAGGTGATTCGTTTGCTGCGTAGCTTGATTGAGCACACGGTATCAGACGCGTTAATCATCACCGAAACCAACATTCCAAACAGTCAAAACCTGACTTACTTTGGTAATGCCAATGAAGCGCATGCGATCTACAACTTTTCTTTGCCACCACTGCTGGTCAACGCTCTCATAACCGGCAGTTGCCAATACCTTAAGCGCTGGTTAATGAGTATGCCGCCGTCTCAAAATGGCACCTTTTATTTTAATTTTATTGCCTCGCACGATGGTATTGGTTTACGTCCAGCAGAAGGTCTTTTGTCCGAGCAAGAAATTTATACTCTGGTCAACACCATGCAAGAGCGCGGTGGTCGTGTATCGTGGCGAACCGGTGAACAAGGTGAACAAAAGCCCTACGAAATCAATATTGCACTATTTGATGCATTACAGGGCACAGTTGACGGTGAGGACAGCAAAGGATTAGAGCGCTATTTATGTGCTCATGCCGTAATGCTGGGCTTAGAAGGCGTTCCGGGCATTTATATTCACTCCTTGATTGGTACTCGTAACGACTATGACAAAATAAAACACACCGGCCAAAACCGCTCTATTAACCGACATAATTGGCAATTTAATGAACTCGAAGCGGTACTTAGTAATAAGTTTAACGAGCACCACAAAGTACTATCGAGACTAAAAGCGTTAATTACAATTCGTATCAAACAAGCCGCTTTTCATCCCAATGCGGTACAGTTTGTATTGCATTTAGGCTCAAAGCTGTTTGGCTTTTGGCGACAAAGTTTGGATCGAAAACAAAGTATATTTTGCGTCAGTAATGTGAGTAACGAAGAGGTACCGCTTAGGTTGTCTGAGTTGAACTTAGTGATTAATAATCAATGGTGGGATTTGATTTCGGATAATGAAATTGCCGACATAAGCGCCGAATTACCACTCAAACCATACCAAACGGTATGGCTGAGTAATAAAATTTGA